The following proteins come from a genomic window of Salvia hispanica cultivar TCC Black 2014 chromosome 4, UniMelb_Shisp_WGS_1.0, whole genome shotgun sequence:
- the LOC125222805 gene encoding sugar transporter ERD6-like 5 isoform X1 — protein sequence MESVSTTTPLLPEISPEVADNSATAILVLSTVVAVAGSYAFGSAVGFSSPAQPGIVDDLGLTVAEYSLFGSILTIGAMVGALVSGKIADLLGRKGAMGLAELFTVVGWLAIAFSKNAWWLDIGRVLTGFGIGILSYVVPVYIAEITPKDLRGGFTAANQLLICCGTSITYLVGNILPWRLLALTGIIPCLVQLIGLFFIPESPRWLAKIGRWDGSKASLVCLRGKNANIFDEAAEIRDHTRTPEQVKDFGLVDLFQRKYAHSLIVGVGLMALQQFGGVNAIAYYASAIFSSAGFSYKVGTTAMAILQIPMTILGTLLIDKSGRRPLLLSLILQVSAAGTCLGCFSIGLSFLLQDFKLWDFSPFLALGGVLIFKGSFALGMGAIPWVIMSEIFPIHAKGLAGSLVNLVNWFGSWIVTYSFNFVAQWSSAGTFFVFASVCGLTMVFITKLVPETNGRTLEEIQVSIIS from the exons ATGGAGTCAGTAAGCACCACAACCCCTCTGCTTCCAGAGATAAGCCCGGAGGTCGCTGACAATTCCGCCACCGCTATTCTTGTCCTAAGCACCGTCGTGGCCGTCGCAGGTTCATATGCTTTTGGCTCTGCT GTTGGATTTTCGTCGCCTGCGCAGCCAGGAATTGTGGATGATCTTGGATTAACAGTGGCTGAG TATTCATTGTTTGGGTCGATATTAACTATTGGAGCTATGGTAGGAGCACTAGTTAGTGGGAAGATAGCAGATCTCTTAGGAAGAAAAGGA GCAATGGGATTAGCAGAGCTGTTTACTGTTGTTGGATGGCTTGCAATAGCATTTTCAAAG AATGCTTGGTGGCTTGATATCGGGAGGGTGCTAAcaggatttggaattggaattcttTCATATGTG GTACCTGTATATATAGCAGAAATCACACCTAAGGACCTCCGAGGAGGATTTACTGCAGCTAATCAG TTGTTAATATGTTGTGGCACTTCCATAACATATCTTGTCGGTAACATCCTCCCCTGGCGCCTCTTGGCTTTAACAG GAATTATTCCATGCCTTGTACAGCTTATAGGCCTCTTTTTCATTCCAGAGTCTCCAAGATGGCTG GCTAAGATTGGTCGGTGGGATGGGAGCAAAGCATCTTTGGTATGCCTCAGAGGAAAGAATGCCAATATTTTTGACGAAGCAGCAGAAATTAGA GATCATACAAGAACTCCTGAGCAAGTCAAGGACTTTGGATTGGTGGACTTgtttcaaagaaaatatgcTCACTCTCTCATA GTTGGAGTAGGGTTGATGGCACTGCAACAATTTGGAGGGGTGAATGCAATTGCATACTATGCAAGTGCAATATTTTCGTCTGCAG GTTTTTCATACAAAGTTGGAACAACCGCGATGGCTATTCTTCAG ATCCCAATGACCATTTTAGGAACACTCCTAATCGATAAATCTGGAAGACGACCACTGCTACTG AGTCTGATTCTGCAGGTTTCTGCCGCTGGAACTTGCTTGGGCTGCTTTTCTATTGGATTATCATTCTTGTTACAG GACTTTAAGCTTTGGGATTTCAGTCCCTTTCTAGCACTTGGTGGCGTCTT GATATTCAAGGGGTCATTTGCCTTAGGCATGGGAGCTATTCCTTGGGTCATAATGTCCGAG ATATTTCCCATACATGCCAAGGGTTTAGCCGGCAGCCTGGTGAATCTTGTTAACTGGTTCGGTTCTTGGATTGTTACATATTCATTCAACTTTGTAGCACAGTGGAGCTCTGCGG GCACATTTTTCGTGTTTGCAAGTGTATGTGGTCTGACAATGGTGTTCATCACAAAGCTGGTTCCAGAAACCAATGGCAGAACACTAGAGGAAATACAAGTATCCATCATCTCATAA
- the LOC125222805 gene encoding sugar transporter ERD6-like 5 isoform X4, with amino-acid sequence MESVSTTTPLLPEISPEVADNSATAILVLSTVVAVAGSYAFGSAVGFSSPAQPGIVDDLGLTVAEYSLFGSILTIGAMVGALVSGKIADLLGRKGAMGLAELFTVVGWLAIAFSKNAWWLDIGRVLTGFGIGILSYVVPVYIAEITPKDLRGGFTAANQLLICCGTSITYLVGNILPWRLLALTGIIPCLVQLIGLFFIPESPRWLAKIGRWDGSKASLVCLRGKNANIFDEAAEIRDHTRTPEQVKDFGLVDLFQRKYAHSLIVGVGLMALQQFGGVNAIAYYASAIFSSAGFSYKVGTTAMAILQIPMTILGTLLIDKSGRRPLLLVSAAGTCLGCFSIGLSFLLQDFKLWDFSPFLALGGVLGSFALGMGAIPWVIMSEIFPIHAKGLAGSLVNLVNWFGSWIVTYSFNFVAQWSSAGTFFVFASVCGLTMVFITKLVPETNGRTLEEIQVSIIS; translated from the exons ATGGAGTCAGTAAGCACCACAACCCCTCTGCTTCCAGAGATAAGCCCGGAGGTCGCTGACAATTCCGCCACCGCTATTCTTGTCCTAAGCACCGTCGTGGCCGTCGCAGGTTCATATGCTTTTGGCTCTGCT GTTGGATTTTCGTCGCCTGCGCAGCCAGGAATTGTGGATGATCTTGGATTAACAGTGGCTGAG TATTCATTGTTTGGGTCGATATTAACTATTGGAGCTATGGTAGGAGCACTAGTTAGTGGGAAGATAGCAGATCTCTTAGGAAGAAAAGGA GCAATGGGATTAGCAGAGCTGTTTACTGTTGTTGGATGGCTTGCAATAGCATTTTCAAAG AATGCTTGGTGGCTTGATATCGGGAGGGTGCTAAcaggatttggaattggaattcttTCATATGTG GTACCTGTATATATAGCAGAAATCACACCTAAGGACCTCCGAGGAGGATTTACTGCAGCTAATCAG TTGTTAATATGTTGTGGCACTTCCATAACATATCTTGTCGGTAACATCCTCCCCTGGCGCCTCTTGGCTTTAACAG GAATTATTCCATGCCTTGTACAGCTTATAGGCCTCTTTTTCATTCCAGAGTCTCCAAGATGGCTG GCTAAGATTGGTCGGTGGGATGGGAGCAAAGCATCTTTGGTATGCCTCAGAGGAAAGAATGCCAATATTTTTGACGAAGCAGCAGAAATTAGA GATCATACAAGAACTCCTGAGCAAGTCAAGGACTTTGGATTGGTGGACTTgtttcaaagaaaatatgcTCACTCTCTCATA GTTGGAGTAGGGTTGATGGCACTGCAACAATTTGGAGGGGTGAATGCAATTGCATACTATGCAAGTGCAATATTTTCGTCTGCAG GTTTTTCATACAAAGTTGGAACAACCGCGATGGCTATTCTTCAG ATCCCAATGACCATTTTAGGAACACTCCTAATCGATAAATCTGGAAGACGACCACTGCTACTG GTTTCTGCCGCTGGAACTTGCTTGGGCTGCTTTTCTATTGGATTATCATTCTTGTTACAG GACTTTAAGCTTTGGGATTTCAGTCCCTTTCTAGCACTTGGTGGCGTCTTG GGGTCATTTGCCTTAGGCATGGGAGCTATTCCTTGGGTCATAATGTCCGAG ATATTTCCCATACATGCCAAGGGTTTAGCCGGCAGCCTGGTGAATCTTGTTAACTGGTTCGGTTCTTGGATTGTTACATATTCATTCAACTTTGTAGCACAGTGGAGCTCTGCGG GCACATTTTTCGTGTTTGCAAGTGTATGTGGTCTGACAATGGTGTTCATCACAAAGCTGGTTCCAGAAACCAATGGCAGAACACTAGAGGAAATACAAGTATCCATCATCTCATAA
- the LOC125222805 gene encoding sugar transporter ERD6-like 5 isoform X2, which yields MESVSTTTPLLPEISPEVADNSATAILVLSTVVAVAGSYAFGSAVGFSSPAQPGIVDDLGLTVAEYSLFGSILTIGAMVGALVSGKIADLLGRKGAMGLAELFTVVGWLAIAFSKNAWWLDIGRVLTGFGIGILSYVVPVYIAEITPKDLRGGFTAANQLLICCGTSITYLVGNILPWRLLALTGIIPCLVQLIGLFFIPESPRWLAKIGRWDGSKASLVCLRGKNANIFDEAAEIRDHTRTPEQVKDFGLVDLFQRKYAHSLIVGVGLMALQQFGGVNAIAYYASAIFSSAGFSYKVGTTAMAILQIPMTILGTLLIDKSGRRPLLLSLILQVSAAGTCLGCFSIGLSFLLQDFKLWDFSPFLALGGVLGSFALGMGAIPWVIMSEIFPIHAKGLAGSLVNLVNWFGSWIVTYSFNFVAQWSSAGTFFVFASVCGLTMVFITKLVPETNGRTLEEIQVSIIS from the exons ATGGAGTCAGTAAGCACCACAACCCCTCTGCTTCCAGAGATAAGCCCGGAGGTCGCTGACAATTCCGCCACCGCTATTCTTGTCCTAAGCACCGTCGTGGCCGTCGCAGGTTCATATGCTTTTGGCTCTGCT GTTGGATTTTCGTCGCCTGCGCAGCCAGGAATTGTGGATGATCTTGGATTAACAGTGGCTGAG TATTCATTGTTTGGGTCGATATTAACTATTGGAGCTATGGTAGGAGCACTAGTTAGTGGGAAGATAGCAGATCTCTTAGGAAGAAAAGGA GCAATGGGATTAGCAGAGCTGTTTACTGTTGTTGGATGGCTTGCAATAGCATTTTCAAAG AATGCTTGGTGGCTTGATATCGGGAGGGTGCTAAcaggatttggaattggaattcttTCATATGTG GTACCTGTATATATAGCAGAAATCACACCTAAGGACCTCCGAGGAGGATTTACTGCAGCTAATCAG TTGTTAATATGTTGTGGCACTTCCATAACATATCTTGTCGGTAACATCCTCCCCTGGCGCCTCTTGGCTTTAACAG GAATTATTCCATGCCTTGTACAGCTTATAGGCCTCTTTTTCATTCCAGAGTCTCCAAGATGGCTG GCTAAGATTGGTCGGTGGGATGGGAGCAAAGCATCTTTGGTATGCCTCAGAGGAAAGAATGCCAATATTTTTGACGAAGCAGCAGAAATTAGA GATCATACAAGAACTCCTGAGCAAGTCAAGGACTTTGGATTGGTGGACTTgtttcaaagaaaatatgcTCACTCTCTCATA GTTGGAGTAGGGTTGATGGCACTGCAACAATTTGGAGGGGTGAATGCAATTGCATACTATGCAAGTGCAATATTTTCGTCTGCAG GTTTTTCATACAAAGTTGGAACAACCGCGATGGCTATTCTTCAG ATCCCAATGACCATTTTAGGAACACTCCTAATCGATAAATCTGGAAGACGACCACTGCTACTG AGTCTGATTCTGCAGGTTTCTGCCGCTGGAACTTGCTTGGGCTGCTTTTCTATTGGATTATCATTCTTGTTACAG GACTTTAAGCTTTGGGATTTCAGTCCCTTTCTAGCACTTGGTGGCGTCTTG GGGTCATTTGCCTTAGGCATGGGAGCTATTCCTTGGGTCATAATGTCCGAG ATATTTCCCATACATGCCAAGGGTTTAGCCGGCAGCCTGGTGAATCTTGTTAACTGGTTCGGTTCTTGGATTGTTACATATTCATTCAACTTTGTAGCACAGTGGAGCTCTGCGG GCACATTTTTCGTGTTTGCAAGTGTATGTGGTCTGACAATGGTGTTCATCACAAAGCTGGTTCCAGAAACCAATGGCAGAACACTAGAGGAAATACAAGTATCCATCATCTCATAA
- the LOC125222805 gene encoding sugar transporter ERD6-like 5 isoform X5, whose product MESVSTTTPLLPEISPEVADNSATAILVLSTVVAVAGSYAFGSAVGFSSPAQPGIVDDLGLTVAENAWWLDIGRVLTGFGIGILSYVVPVYIAEITPKDLRGGFTAANQLLICCGTSITYLVGNILPWRLLALTGIIPCLVQLIGLFFIPESPRWLAKIGRWDGSKASLVCLRGKNANIFDEAAEIRDHTRTPEQVKDFGLVDLFQRKYAHSLIVGVGLMALQQFGGVNAIAYYASAIFSSAGFSYKVGTTAMAILQIPMTILGTLLIDKSGRRPLLLSLILQVSAAGTCLGCFSIGLSFLLQDFKLWDFSPFLALGGVLIFKGSFALGMGAIPWVIMSEIFPIHAKGLAGSLVNLVNWFGSWIVTYSFNFVAQWSSAGTFFVFASVCGLTMVFITKLVPETNGRTLEEIQVSIIS is encoded by the exons ATGGAGTCAGTAAGCACCACAACCCCTCTGCTTCCAGAGATAAGCCCGGAGGTCGCTGACAATTCCGCCACCGCTATTCTTGTCCTAAGCACCGTCGTGGCCGTCGCAGGTTCATATGCTTTTGGCTCTGCT GTTGGATTTTCGTCGCCTGCGCAGCCAGGAATTGTGGATGATCTTGGATTAACAGTGGCTGAG AATGCTTGGTGGCTTGATATCGGGAGGGTGCTAAcaggatttggaattggaattcttTCATATGTG GTACCTGTATATATAGCAGAAATCACACCTAAGGACCTCCGAGGAGGATTTACTGCAGCTAATCAG TTGTTAATATGTTGTGGCACTTCCATAACATATCTTGTCGGTAACATCCTCCCCTGGCGCCTCTTGGCTTTAACAG GAATTATTCCATGCCTTGTACAGCTTATAGGCCTCTTTTTCATTCCAGAGTCTCCAAGATGGCTG GCTAAGATTGGTCGGTGGGATGGGAGCAAAGCATCTTTGGTATGCCTCAGAGGAAAGAATGCCAATATTTTTGACGAAGCAGCAGAAATTAGA GATCATACAAGAACTCCTGAGCAAGTCAAGGACTTTGGATTGGTGGACTTgtttcaaagaaaatatgcTCACTCTCTCATA GTTGGAGTAGGGTTGATGGCACTGCAACAATTTGGAGGGGTGAATGCAATTGCATACTATGCAAGTGCAATATTTTCGTCTGCAG GTTTTTCATACAAAGTTGGAACAACCGCGATGGCTATTCTTCAG ATCCCAATGACCATTTTAGGAACACTCCTAATCGATAAATCTGGAAGACGACCACTGCTACTG AGTCTGATTCTGCAGGTTTCTGCCGCTGGAACTTGCTTGGGCTGCTTTTCTATTGGATTATCATTCTTGTTACAG GACTTTAAGCTTTGGGATTTCAGTCCCTTTCTAGCACTTGGTGGCGTCTT GATATTCAAGGGGTCATTTGCCTTAGGCATGGGAGCTATTCCTTGGGTCATAATGTCCGAG ATATTTCCCATACATGCCAAGGGTTTAGCCGGCAGCCTGGTGAATCTTGTTAACTGGTTCGGTTCTTGGATTGTTACATATTCATTCAACTTTGTAGCACAGTGGAGCTCTGCGG GCACATTTTTCGTGTTTGCAAGTGTATGTGGTCTGACAATGGTGTTCATCACAAAGCTGGTTCCAGAAACCAATGGCAGAACACTAGAGGAAATACAAGTATCCATCATCTCATAA
- the LOC125222805 gene encoding sugar transporter ERD6-like 5 isoform X3 yields the protein MESVSTTTPLLPEISPEVADNSATAILVLSTVVAVAGSYAFGSAVGFSSPAQPGIVDDLGLTVAEYSLFGSILTIGAMVGALVSGKIADLLGRKGAMGLAELFTVVGWLAIAFSKNAWWLDIGRVLTGFGIGILSYVVPVYIAEITPKDLRGGFTAANQLLICCGTSITYLVGNILPWRLLALTGIIPCLVQLIGLFFIPESPRWLAKIGRWDGSKASLVCLRGKNANIFDEAAEIRDHTRTPEQVKDFGLVDLFQRKYAHSLIVGVGLMALQQFGGVNAIAYYASAIFSSAGFSYKVGTTAMAILQIPMTILGTLLIDKSGRRPLLLVSAAGTCLGCFSIGLSFLLQDFKLWDFSPFLALGGVLIFKGSFALGMGAIPWVIMSEIFPIHAKGLAGSLVNLVNWFGSWIVTYSFNFVAQWSSAGTFFVFASVCGLTMVFITKLVPETNGRTLEEIQVSIIS from the exons ATGGAGTCAGTAAGCACCACAACCCCTCTGCTTCCAGAGATAAGCCCGGAGGTCGCTGACAATTCCGCCACCGCTATTCTTGTCCTAAGCACCGTCGTGGCCGTCGCAGGTTCATATGCTTTTGGCTCTGCT GTTGGATTTTCGTCGCCTGCGCAGCCAGGAATTGTGGATGATCTTGGATTAACAGTGGCTGAG TATTCATTGTTTGGGTCGATATTAACTATTGGAGCTATGGTAGGAGCACTAGTTAGTGGGAAGATAGCAGATCTCTTAGGAAGAAAAGGA GCAATGGGATTAGCAGAGCTGTTTACTGTTGTTGGATGGCTTGCAATAGCATTTTCAAAG AATGCTTGGTGGCTTGATATCGGGAGGGTGCTAAcaggatttggaattggaattcttTCATATGTG GTACCTGTATATATAGCAGAAATCACACCTAAGGACCTCCGAGGAGGATTTACTGCAGCTAATCAG TTGTTAATATGTTGTGGCACTTCCATAACATATCTTGTCGGTAACATCCTCCCCTGGCGCCTCTTGGCTTTAACAG GAATTATTCCATGCCTTGTACAGCTTATAGGCCTCTTTTTCATTCCAGAGTCTCCAAGATGGCTG GCTAAGATTGGTCGGTGGGATGGGAGCAAAGCATCTTTGGTATGCCTCAGAGGAAAGAATGCCAATATTTTTGACGAAGCAGCAGAAATTAGA GATCATACAAGAACTCCTGAGCAAGTCAAGGACTTTGGATTGGTGGACTTgtttcaaagaaaatatgcTCACTCTCTCATA GTTGGAGTAGGGTTGATGGCACTGCAACAATTTGGAGGGGTGAATGCAATTGCATACTATGCAAGTGCAATATTTTCGTCTGCAG GTTTTTCATACAAAGTTGGAACAACCGCGATGGCTATTCTTCAG ATCCCAATGACCATTTTAGGAACACTCCTAATCGATAAATCTGGAAGACGACCACTGCTACTG GTTTCTGCCGCTGGAACTTGCTTGGGCTGCTTTTCTATTGGATTATCATTCTTGTTACAG GACTTTAAGCTTTGGGATTTCAGTCCCTTTCTAGCACTTGGTGGCGTCTT GATATTCAAGGGGTCATTTGCCTTAGGCATGGGAGCTATTCCTTGGGTCATAATGTCCGAG ATATTTCCCATACATGCCAAGGGTTTAGCCGGCAGCCTGGTGAATCTTGTTAACTGGTTCGGTTCTTGGATTGTTACATATTCATTCAACTTTGTAGCACAGTGGAGCTCTGCGG GCACATTTTTCGTGTTTGCAAGTGTATGTGGTCTGACAATGGTGTTCATCACAAAGCTGGTTCCAGAAACCAATGGCAGAACACTAGAGGAAATACAAGTATCCATCATCTCATAA
- the LOC125222805 gene encoding sugar transporter ERD6-like 5 isoform X6 — protein MVGALVSGKIADLLGRKGAMGLAELFTVVGWLAIAFSKNAWWLDIGRVLTGFGIGILSYVVPVYIAEITPKDLRGGFTAANQLLICCGTSITYLVGNILPWRLLALTGIIPCLVQLIGLFFIPESPRWLAKIGRWDGSKASLVCLRGKNANIFDEAAEIRDHTRTPEQVKDFGLVDLFQRKYAHSLIVGVGLMALQQFGGVNAIAYYASAIFSSAGFSYKVGTTAMAILQIPMTILGTLLIDKSGRRPLLLSLILQVSAAGTCLGCFSIGLSFLLQDFKLWDFSPFLALGGVLIFKGSFALGMGAIPWVIMSEIFPIHAKGLAGSLVNLVNWFGSWIVTYSFNFVAQWSSAGTFFVFASVCGLTMVFITKLVPETNGRTLEEIQVSIIS, from the exons ATGGTAGGAGCACTAGTTAGTGGGAAGATAGCAGATCTCTTAGGAAGAAAAGGA GCAATGGGATTAGCAGAGCTGTTTACTGTTGTTGGATGGCTTGCAATAGCATTTTCAAAG AATGCTTGGTGGCTTGATATCGGGAGGGTGCTAAcaggatttggaattggaattcttTCATATGTG GTACCTGTATATATAGCAGAAATCACACCTAAGGACCTCCGAGGAGGATTTACTGCAGCTAATCAG TTGTTAATATGTTGTGGCACTTCCATAACATATCTTGTCGGTAACATCCTCCCCTGGCGCCTCTTGGCTTTAACAG GAATTATTCCATGCCTTGTACAGCTTATAGGCCTCTTTTTCATTCCAGAGTCTCCAAGATGGCTG GCTAAGATTGGTCGGTGGGATGGGAGCAAAGCATCTTTGGTATGCCTCAGAGGAAAGAATGCCAATATTTTTGACGAAGCAGCAGAAATTAGA GATCATACAAGAACTCCTGAGCAAGTCAAGGACTTTGGATTGGTGGACTTgtttcaaagaaaatatgcTCACTCTCTCATA GTTGGAGTAGGGTTGATGGCACTGCAACAATTTGGAGGGGTGAATGCAATTGCATACTATGCAAGTGCAATATTTTCGTCTGCAG GTTTTTCATACAAAGTTGGAACAACCGCGATGGCTATTCTTCAG ATCCCAATGACCATTTTAGGAACACTCCTAATCGATAAATCTGGAAGACGACCACTGCTACTG AGTCTGATTCTGCAGGTTTCTGCCGCTGGAACTTGCTTGGGCTGCTTTTCTATTGGATTATCATTCTTGTTACAG GACTTTAAGCTTTGGGATTTCAGTCCCTTTCTAGCACTTGGTGGCGTCTT GATATTCAAGGGGTCATTTGCCTTAGGCATGGGAGCTATTCCTTGGGTCATAATGTCCGAG ATATTTCCCATACATGCCAAGGGTTTAGCCGGCAGCCTGGTGAATCTTGTTAACTGGTTCGGTTCTTGGATTGTTACATATTCATTCAACTTTGTAGCACAGTGGAGCTCTGCGG GCACATTTTTCGTGTTTGCAAGTGTATGTGGTCTGACAATGGTGTTCATCACAAAGCTGGTTCCAGAAACCAATGGCAGAACACTAGAGGAAATACAAGTATCCATCATCTCATAA
- the LOC125222806 gene encoding sugar transporter ERD6-like 5: MESQSRSPLLGGDGDGKSTAVLVLSTFVAVSGSYVFGCAVGFSSPAQSGILRDLALSLSQYSLFGSISTIGAMLGAVLSGKIADLLGRKGAMWFAELFNLFGWLAIAFSKNAWWLDIGRLSTGFGIGLLSYVVPVYIAEITPKNLRGAFTAVNQLMICCGVSVMFLVGNVINWRLLALTGTIPCLVQLVGLFFVPESPRWLAKVGKWEGSEASLLHLRGKKADIFEEAAEIRDYTRSLEQLKESGLIDLFQRKYAHSLIVGVGLMVLQQFGGVNAIAYYANAIFSSAGFSDKVGTTAMVIVQVPLTVLGTLLMDKSGRRPLLLVSVAGTFLGCLTIALSFLLQDLKLWDSSPFLALVGVLIFGGSFSLGMGGIPWVLMSEIFPINVKGVAGSMVTVVNWLGSWIITYSFNFLAEWSSAGTFFMFAGVCGLTIIFIVKLVPETKGRTLEEIQESMLAFN, from the exons ATGGAGTCGCAATCGCGCAGTCCTTTGCTTGGCGGAGATGGAGATGGGAAGAGCACTGCTGTTCTTGTTCTCAGCACCTTTGTGGCTGTGTCCGGATCCTATGTCTTCGGTTGTGCT GTGGGATTTTCATCTCCTGCTCAATCTGGCATTCTCCGCGATCTTGCCCTCTCATTATCACAG TATTCGCTGTTTGGCTCAATATCAACCATTGGAGCTATGTTAGGAGCGGTATTGAGTGGGAAGATAGCTGATCTCCTCGGCAGGAAAGGC GCAATGTGGTTTGCTGAGTTGTTCAATCTTTTCGGGTGGCTTGCGATAGCCTTCTCTAAG AATGCTTGGTGGCTTGATATCGGGAGGCTGTCAACGGGATTTGGGATTGGACTTCTTTCATATGTG GTACCTGTATATATAGCAGAAATCACGCCTAAGAATCTCCGAGGAGCATTTACAGCTGTTAATCAG TTGATGATATGTTGTGGTGTCTCCGTAATGTTTCTTGTTGGTAATGTCATCAACTGGCGTCTCTTGGCTTTAACAG GGACTATTCCATGCCTTGTACAGCTCGTGGGCCTCTTTTTCGTGCCAGAGTCTCCTCGGTGGCTG GCTAAGGTTGGTAAGTGGGAAGGCAGTGAAGCATCTTTGCTACACCTTAGAGGGAAGAAGGCTGATATTTTCGAAGAAGCAGCTGAAATCAGA GATTATACTAGATCCCTCGAACAACTGAAGGAATCCGGCCTAATAGACCTGTTTCAACGAAAATATGCCCACTCGCTTATA GTTGGAGTAGGGCTAATGGTTCTGCAACAATTTGGAGGGGTCAACGCAATCGCCTACTATGCAAATGCTATATTTTCATCAGCAG GTTTTTCAGATAAAGTAGGAACAACAGCAATGGTTATTGTTCAG GTCCCGCTTACTGTTTTGGGGACACTCTTGATGGATAAGTCTGGACGGCGCCCACTACTCCTG GTCTCTGTAGCAGGAACTTTCTTGGGCTGCTTGACTATTGCATTATCATTCCTGTTACAG GACCTTAAGCTGTGGGATTCAAGCCCCTTTCTTGCACTTGTTGGTGTCTTG ATATTTGGAGGTTCGTTCTCCTTGGGAATGGGAGGCATCCCCTGGGTCCTGATGTCCGAG ATATTTCCGATAAATGTGAAGGGAGTAGCAGGAAGCATGGTGACAGTGGTGAACTGGTTGGGTTCATGGATCATTACATATTCATTCAACTTTCTAGCAGAGTGGAGCTCAGCAG GCACGTTTTTTATGTTCGCAGGTGTGTGCGGTCTCACTATCATCTTCATTGTGAAGCTGGTACCGGAGACCAAAGGTCGCACGCTCGAAGAAATACAAGAGTCTATGCTCGCCTTCAACTAG